The following proteins are co-located in the Fluviicola sp. genome:
- a CDS encoding PKD domain-containing protein, translating into MFRFIQLFLLAFSLTMVVGSHAQRDTVFWFAAPDVSAGVGQIPVKLRFQTYDQPATITVTEPANGAFVPMTLTMPAFSSDSIDLSSVISQVESPAANVVSNNGIKISSTGLINTVYEVIAPNNKESFSLKGGKALGINFYTPFQKFWNNAATSPTTYSGIEIVATQNNTTVLITPRTAITGHAANATFSVVLNAGQTYSARDMDVNATTSLAGSIVSANKPIALTVFDGQLIQSTCADMIGDQLIPTPSIGTDYAIYKGTSTGDRIYVLATQNASSIEVTGATTTTTLINSSETLEIPMTDQLMYIKSTKPIYVYHVSGFGCELSGAVVPSLNCKGNNTSAFSRSGSDSLGVVLVTRSGFEGNFLLNGTAGAITAGMFQTVPGTGGLYKAARIFFSTAQVPPNSHNMISNASDIFTMAVISGGGVNTGASYAYTTDFYATAFSQAGPNDTVCANVSYTLNGIVGGGAVTGAWSSNGYGSFQNGLNSVPNTYIPSPLDTLISPIRIILSTTGFCPVAKDTLYLEITPAPLVNANTDQSICENNSVIQLNGIIGGGAATGIWTANGSGTFLPDASALNAAYVPSAADLTAGTVQFVLTSTNAPSCAMVSDTMVVTFTNAATVEAGPDTLIVCANNANVSLSGTVSGPTTTGKWLTSGTGIFSPNNSSLNCTYIPSVADTTAGFVWLYLESTSNGNCNPVQDSIYVSINDAPRVDAGPNQLKCSNATLVQLNGSVSGGPFGGVWSGGSGSFSPATSTLNATYTPTASEVSNGSVVLTLTSTNNGTCAVVSDAIQINFVAPPFANFSGTNVCEGLPTVFTDFSLPGSGTLTNWSWVFQTGQTSSNQNPSYNFGVPGSYPVQLIATNSNGCKDTVSISVSVFDKPVADFNSVNSCPNNQVTVSFTDASTSSETINYWFYDFGGQGSAAMANVNQQFASGGTYTITHIVSTVNGCSDTIIEPITIDPLPDAGFYYNSNGGMNIGAVFNFIDTSDYAVSYSWNFGDGSTATSMNPSHTYYGNGNYYIVLQVTNALGCVDSAIRFIAINTVTTEINTLIPTIISPNGDSSNDVWKLDFLELAYPNAHIEIYNEWGQTVFTSDGYETPWDGTYKGEPVPDGNYLFVIQLNANADPDIYKGVLMVLRKRD; encoded by the coding sequence ATGTTCAGATTTATACAACTTTTCCTGCTGGCGTTTTCCCTTACCATGGTGGTAGGTTCGCATGCGCAGAGAGACACCGTTTTTTGGTTCGCAGCTCCGGATGTTTCAGCCGGGGTGGGGCAGATTCCCGTTAAACTTCGTTTTCAAACTTACGATCAGCCGGCAACGATTACCGTTACTGAGCCTGCAAACGGAGCTTTTGTTCCGATGACGCTTACAATGCCTGCATTTTCAAGCGACAGTATTGATTTAAGTTCGGTCATTTCCCAGGTTGAAAGTCCAGCGGCAAATGTCGTTTCGAATAACGGGATCAAAATCAGTTCTACCGGCCTGATCAATACGGTATATGAAGTCATCGCACCGAATAACAAAGAAAGTTTCAGTTTGAAAGGCGGAAAAGCTTTGGGAATTAACTTCTATACACCGTTCCAGAAATTCTGGAACAACGCGGCGACTTCTCCGACAACTTATTCCGGGATTGAAATCGTAGCGACTCAAAACAATACCACGGTCTTGATTACACCCAGAACAGCCATTACGGGGCATGCGGCAAATGCTACTTTCTCCGTGGTGCTGAATGCCGGGCAAACATACAGTGCCAGGGATATGGATGTGAATGCAACAACCAGCCTTGCCGGTTCCATTGTTTCGGCAAATAAACCCATTGCACTGACTGTTTTTGACGGACAATTAATTCAATCGACCTGCGCGGATATGATCGGTGATCAGTTGATCCCGACTCCTTCTATCGGAACGGATTACGCAATTTACAAAGGAACTTCTACCGGTGACCGTATTTACGTACTGGCTACCCAGAATGCTTCTTCCATCGAAGTAACAGGAGCTACAACTACCACAACATTGATCAACTCTTCCGAAACACTGGAAATTCCGATGACGGATCAGTTGATGTATATCAAATCCACCAAACCGATTTATGTATACCATGTTTCCGGGTTTGGCTGTGAATTGAGCGGGGCTGTTGTTCCGAGTTTGAACTGTAAGGGAAATAACACCTCGGCGTTTTCCCGCTCCGGAAGTGACTCATTGGGAGTTGTACTTGTAACGAGAAGCGGCTTTGAAGGAAACTTTTTATTAAACGGAACAGCGGGTGCAATTACTGCCGGAATGTTCCAGACAGTTCCCGGAACAGGCGGACTATACAAAGCAGCGCGTATTTTCTTTTCAACGGCACAGGTTCCTCCGAATAGCCATAACATGATCTCGAACGCTTCGGATATCTTTACGATGGCAGTGATATCAGGCGGAGGCGTAAATACCGGTGCGAGTTATGCATACACGACCGATTTCTATGCAACGGCATTTTCACAGGCAGGACCAAATGATACGGTTTGTGCGAATGTAAGTTATACACTAAACGGAATCGTGGGAGGAGGAGCCGTAACAGGGGCATGGTCGAGTAACGGTTACGGATCTTTCCAGAACGGGTTGAATTCTGTTCCGAATACTTATATTCCAAGTCCTCTGGATACTTTAATCAGTCCTATCCGCATCATTTTGTCCACTACCGGTTTTTGCCCGGTTGCAAAAGATACTTTGTATTTGGAAATTACTCCCGCGCCGCTTGTTAACGCAAATACCGACCAGTCTATCTGTGAAAACAACTCTGTGATCCAGCTGAACGGGATCATCGGTGGAGGAGCAGCTACCGGGATCTGGACAGCAAATGGTTCTGGAACGTTCTTACCGGATGCATCTGCTTTAAATGCGGCCTATGTGCCTTCCGCAGCTGATTTGACGGCCGGTACGGTTCAGTTTGTATTAACATCTACGAATGCGCCTTCTTGTGCAATGGTTTCCGATACCATGGTGGTTACATTTACCAATGCAGCAACCGTTGAGGCGGGGCCTGATACACTGATCGTTTGTGCGAACAACGCAAACGTTTCCTTGTCAGGAACAGTAAGCGGGCCAACTACAACCGGAAAATGGCTGACTAGCGGTACCGGGATTTTCTCCCCGAACAACAGCTCGTTAAACTGTACCTATATTCCAAGTGTAGCTGATACAACGGCCGGTTTTGTCTGGCTTTACCTGGAATCCACTTCCAACGGGAACTGTAACCCGGTTCAGGACAGTATTTATGTTTCGATCAATGATGCGCCGCGCGTGGATGCAGGGCCGAATCAGTTGAAATGTTCGAACGCTACATTGGTTCAGCTGAACGGAAGTGTTAGCGGCGGGCCTTTCGGTGGAGTCTGGAGCGGTGGGTCCGGATCATTCAGTCCGGCTACTTCCACATTGAATGCAACCTACACACCAACAGCATCCGAAGTTTCCAACGGAAGTGTTGTTTTGACTTTAACTTCGACCAACAACGGAACATGTGCAGTTGTTTCAGATGCTATCCAGATCAACTTTGTGGCACCTCCATTTGCAAATTTCAGCGGAACAAACGTGTGTGAAGGCCTTCCGACAGTATTTACAGACTTTTCACTTCCTGGTTCAGGAACTTTGACAAACTGGTCTTGGGTATTCCAAACCGGTCAGACTTCTTCAAACCAGAATCCGAGCTATAATTTCGGAGTGCCGGGTTCTTATCCCGTACAATTAATTGCAACGAATTCCAACGGGTGTAAAGACACCGTTTCGATTTCCGTTTCGGTATTCGACAAGCCGGTTGCTGATTTCAATTCCGTGAACTCCTGTCCGAATAACCAGGTTACGGTTTCTTTCACAGATGCTTCTACAAGCTCTGAAACGATCAATTACTGGTTCTACGATTTCGGCGGACAGGGATCTGCCGCAATGGCAAATGTCAATCAGCAGTTTGCAAGCGGTGGAACGTATACGATTACACACATCGTTTCTACCGTTAACGGATGTTCCGATACGATCATTGAACCGATTACGATCGATCCGCTTCCGGATGCAGGTTTCTATTACAATTCCAACGGAGGAATGAACATCGGTGCAGTCTTTAATTTCATCGATACATCGGATTATGCGGTGAGTTATTCCTGGAACTTCGGGGACGGATCGACTGCTACTTCCATGAATCCGAGTCATACGTATTACGGTAACGGGAATTACTACATCGTTCTGCAGGTAACGAATGCTTTGGGGTGTGTTGACAGTGCCATCCGTTTTATAGCGATCAATACCGTTACAACGGAAATCAACACCTTGATCCCTACGATTATTTCACCGAATGGCGATAGCTCAAATGATGTCTGGAAGCTCGATTTCCTTGAACTGGCTTACCCGAACGCACACATTGAGATCTACAACGAGTGGGGGCAAACGGTTTTCACTTCTGACGGATATGAAACTCCGTGGGATGGTACTTATAAAGGAGAACCGGTTCCGGATGGCAATTACTTATTCGTTATTCAGTTGAATGCAAATGCTGATCCCGATATATACAAAGGAGTATTAATGGTGTTAAGAAAACGAGATTAA
- a CDS encoding RNA methyltransferase: MKTSNIQGYCAIGVFNAKTDHNIGTLWRSAYILGASYIFTVGKRYKKQTSDVTRTWARIPYFHYDTLEDLCENIPYDCHLIAVELTDDAEFLHDFEHPKRAIYLLGSEDQGLPESVLAKCRKVIKLPGNSSLNVAVTGSIVLHDRAAKLKPDLPPNHR, from the coding sequence ATGAAAACTTCAAATATCCAGGGATATTGTGCTATAGGTGTTTTCAATGCAAAAACCGACCACAATATCGGAACCTTATGGCGATCAGCTTATATTTTGGGAGCTTCTTATATTTTTACGGTCGGAAAACGCTACAAAAAACAAACTTCCGATGTAACGCGTACCTGGGCACGTATCCCATATTTTCATTACGATACTTTGGAAGATTTGTGCGAAAATATTCCCTACGACTGTCATTTGATTGCAGTTGAACTAACCGACGATGCAGAATTCCTGCACGATTTCGAGCACCCGAAACGCGCAATTTACCTGCTGGGATCGGAAGATCAGGGATTACCGGAATCTGTTTTGGCAAAATGCCGGAAAGTGATCAAACTTCCCGGAAATTCCTCCCTGAATGTGGCCGTTACCGGAAGTATCGTACTGCACGATCGTGCCGCAAAGTTGAAGCCCGATCTTCCACCCAACCATCGCTGA
- a CDS encoding succinylglutamate desuccinylase/aspartoacylase family protein, which translates to MARKFYILGKEILPGQSVELSMDVAKLHTHTPVQVPVFVERSLKDGPILLLMAGMHGDEINGMEIIRRVIRKKWNKPISGTIICLPVFNIFGYLNLTRELPDGRDLNRSFPGSKNGSLASQFAYQFMNQIAPNVDIVIDFHTGSAQRSNIAQIRCLLSDPVSMELAQVFNPPFIVHSGYISKSVREALNKMGKKILLFEGGKTNSIDETIVEEGLLGIQRILNHFHMKNFKLEQPENDTIVIKSSKWLRAPQSGVFHAVAKNGQYVEKGEVIGYVSDPYGSSERKIKSNSKGYIICTNEAPLVNKGDAIFHIGSAMNIDKLKASDL; encoded by the coding sequence ATGGCCCGAAAGTTCTACATACTTGGAAAAGAAATTCTGCCCGGTCAAAGTGTTGAATTGAGTATGGATGTGGCGAAACTGCATACGCATACGCCTGTCCAGGTGCCGGTTTTTGTTGAGCGTTCGTTGAAAGACGGACCGATCCTGTTGCTCATGGCCGGAATGCACGGGGATGAGATCAACGGAATGGAAATCATTCGCCGGGTAATTCGCAAAAAGTGGAACAAACCGATCTCAGGAACAATTATTTGCCTTCCGGTATTCAATATTTTCGGGTATTTGAACTTAACGCGTGAACTTCCTGACGGAAGGGATTTGAACCGGAGTTTTCCCGGGTCAAAAAATGGTTCGCTGGCAAGCCAGTTTGCCTACCAGTTTATGAACCAGATTGCGCCGAATGTAGATATCGTCATTGACTTTCATACCGGATCGGCTCAGCGCTCCAATATTGCTCAGATCCGCTGTTTGCTTTCGGATCCGGTCAGCATGGAATTGGCGCAGGTTTTCAATCCGCCGTTTATCGTTCATTCCGGGTATATTTCCAAATCGGTGCGGGAAGCCCTGAATAAAATGGGGAAGAAAATCCTGTTATTCGAAGGAGGGAAAACCAATTCGATCGATGAAACCATTGTGGAGGAAGGATTGCTGGGGATTCAGCGCATTCTGAACCATTTCCACATGAAAAATTTCAAGCTGGAACAACCCGAAAATGATACGATTGTGATCAAATCTTCCAAATGGCTGCGTGCTCCGCAGTCGGGAGTGTTCCATGCCGTTGCTAAGAACGGGCAATACGTCGAAAAAGGGGAAGTGATCGGTTATGTAAGCGACCCGTATGGTTCTTCCGAGCGAAAAATCAAATCCAATTCAAAAGGATATATCATTTGTACCAACGAAGCGCCTCTGGTGAATAAGGGAGATGCGATCTTCCACATCGGAAGTGCGATGAATATAGACAAACTCAAGGCTTCCGATTTATGA
- the rimK gene encoding 30S ribosomal protein S6--L-glutamate ligase, with amino-acid sequence MKIAILSRNPQLYSTRRLVEAAEKHGHEAHVIDHLRCNIEIEQKGPSLFYGSDYLEGFDAVIPRVGASVTFYGTAVVRQFEMMNVFSVNSSRGIVHSRDKLRCLQVLSKEGIGLPKTVFTNYSRNVEHVVESAGGAPVVLKLLEGTQGLGVVLAENQNAAQSVLEAFNGLKARVIVQEFIKEAGGADIRAFVVDGEVVGAMKRQGKEGEFRSNLHRGGTATILDLTEEEKRTAIKAAEAVGLGVAGVDLLQSSRGPLVLEVNSSPGLEGIERATGVDIAGKIIAFIEKNVKK; translated from the coding sequence ATGAAAATTGCCATTTTATCTCGCAATCCCCAATTGTACTCTACCAGACGTTTGGTGGAAGCGGCAGAAAAACACGGGCACGAGGCACATGTGATCGATCACTTGCGCTGCAATATTGAAATTGAACAAAAAGGGCCGTCTTTATTTTACGGTTCCGACTACCTGGAAGGTTTTGATGCGGTGATCCCGCGTGTGGGAGCATCTGTTACGTTTTACGGAACCGCGGTGGTGCGCCAGTTTGAAATGATGAATGTCTTTTCAGTAAACAGTTCGCGTGGAATTGTGCACTCACGCGATAAACTGCGCTGTTTGCAGGTGCTTTCCAAAGAAGGCATCGGTTTGCCGAAAACGGTTTTTACCAACTATTCCCGGAATGTGGAGCACGTGGTTGAATCTGCCGGTGGTGCACCCGTTGTCCTGAAATTGCTGGAAGGAACACAAGGTTTGGGTGTTGTTTTGGCAGAAAACCAAAATGCGGCCCAGTCGGTGCTGGAAGCATTCAACGGGTTGAAAGCACGTGTCATTGTACAGGAATTCATCAAAGAAGCTGGTGGTGCGGATATCCGTGCATTTGTGGTAGATGGAGAAGTAGTCGGTGCGATGAAACGCCAGGGAAAGGAAGGTGAATTCCGTTCGAACCTGCACCGTGGAGGAACAGCAACAATCCTGGATCTCACTGAAGAAGAAAAACGAACGGCGATCAAAGCGGCAGAAGCTGTTGGATTGGGTGTTGCTGGTGTTGATTTATTGCAATCTTCCCGCGGCCCTTTGGTATTGGAAGTGAATTCCTCTCCGGGTCTGGAAGGTATTGAACGAGCAACCGGTGTTGATATCGCAGGGAAAATCATCGCTTTTATTGAGAAGAATGTAAAAAAATAG
- a CDS encoding RimK/LysX family protein — protein MDKKILGRKDLVSFPEFELENVPVKIDSGAYSSSMHCQSIEVIEFGEKEQLRVVFLDAGISGFTGKEVVFNDFKTKVVKSSNGIAQERFFVKGTVRLFGQTYETVFSLTERTGLRNPILLGRRLLNKRFLIDTSKTNCSYKYENK, from the coding sequence GTGGATAAGAAAATACTCGGGCGTAAGGATTTGGTTTCCTTTCCGGAATTTGAGCTGGAAAATGTACCCGTAAAAATTGATTCGGGAGCGTATTCGAGTTCCATGCATTGTCAGTCTATTGAAGTGATTGAATTCGGTGAAAAAGAACAACTCCGGGTAGTCTTTCTCGATGCCGGAATTTCAGGTTTTACAGGAAAAGAAGTTGTCTTCAATGATTTTAAGACAAAGGTCGTAAAGAGTTCGAACGGAATTGCCCAGGAACGATTTTTTGTTAAAGGAACGGTACGCCTGTTCGGACAAACATATGAAACCGTATTTTCGCTGACAGAACGAACGGGTTTGAGAAATCCTATTCTGCTGGGGCGCAGGTTGCTGAATAAACGCTTCCTGATTGATACCTCCAAAACCAATTGTTCTTATAAATACGAGAATAAGTAA
- the rplS gene encoding 50S ribosomal protein L19, translating to MDFIRELQKELVELKEFPAFGAGDTVTVSYKIKEGNKERIQQFQGVVLQRRGQGTTETFTVRKMSGNVGVERIFPISSPFIDTITVNKRGAVRRARIFYFRGLTGKAARIKEKRSFSH from the coding sequence ATGGATTTTATCAGAGAGCTTCAAAAAGAACTAGTAGAATTGAAAGAATTCCCAGCATTCGGAGCTGGAGATACAGTTACTGTATCTTACAAAATTAAAGAAGGAAACAAAGAGCGTATTCAGCAATTCCAGGGTGTTGTTTTACAACGTCGTGGTCAAGGTACAACTGAAACGTTTACAGTTCGCAAAATGTCAGGAAACGTAGGTGTAGAGCGTATCTTCCCTATTTCTTCTCCTTTCATTGATACTATTACAGTAAACAAGCGTGGAGCCGTACGTCGTGCACGTATCTTCTACTTCCGTGGTCTTACTGGTAAAGCAGCACGTATCAAGGAAAAAAGAAGCTTCTCTCACTAA
- a CDS encoding nucleoside hydrolase, which produces MQPKLPFHFDMETADPDDSMTLAILATHPKVHLASVSVHPGGTDQIGVVRHILRLLDREDVSIGAGTPKSLASRVSGFHQQWVGNFEHSEADDTAAHIMAKTLHQFPDCTLLTGAALTNPHALFETGVFFERWFCQGGFAGDNIIPKEYRLEKFDGKLTCPTFNLNGNPLAAEALIAIPMKERRLISKNVCHGAIFTKADAELLVPFRNHNKGLDLFLKAVELKEKALHDTVAGLLAIDPSKALWAEVIPYRKSGGWGCLEAEKHPDKHSSMITTYIPDLSDLWMVMKP; this is translated from the coding sequence ATGCAACCTAAATTGCCCTTCCATTTCGATATGGAAACCGCCGATCCCGACGATTCAATGACCCTGGCTATTTTAGCAACGCACCCCAAAGTTCATTTGGCAAGTGTTTCCGTGCATCCCGGTGGAACAGACCAAATCGGTGTGGTACGCCATATTTTGCGACTTCTCGACAGGGAAGATGTCAGCATCGGCGCCGGAACCCCGAAATCTCTTGCCAGCCGCGTTTCCGGTTTTCACCAGCAATGGGTCGGAAACTTCGAACATTCGGAAGCAGATGATACTGCCGCGCATATTATGGCAAAAACACTTCATCAATTCCCGGACTGTACATTGCTAACGGGCGCTGCTCTTACAAATCCGCATGCTTTGTTTGAAACAGGAGTTTTTTTTGAGCGCTGGTTCTGCCAGGGAGGTTTCGCAGGAGATAATATTATTCCGAAGGAATACCGTCTGGAAAAATTCGATGGAAAACTCACTTGTCCGACATTCAACCTGAACGGCAACCCGCTGGCGGCTGAAGCGCTTATCGCTATCCCGATGAAGGAAAGACGTCTGATCAGCAAGAATGTTTGCCACGGCGCGATCTTCACAAAAGCAGATGCAGAATTACTGGTACCCTTCAGAAATCACAATAAAGGACTGGATTTGTTCCTGAAAGCCGTGGAACTGAAAGAAAAAGCACTTCACGACACAGTCGCCGGTTTATTGGCAATCGATCCTTCCAAAGCGCTTTGGGCAGAAGTCATTCCGTATAGAAAAAGTGGCGGCTGGGGCTGCCTGGAAGCAGAAAAGCATCCGGACAAGCATTCCTCCATGATTACAACTTACATTCCTGATTTATCAGATCTTTGGATGGTCATGAAACCGTGA
- a CDS encoding M28 family peptidase encodes MKHLFFLILFLSGTKACAQADTMRIKELLTELTKTEKPRNYRNPDQLDQTAGFIYSYFRQYADTVFYQTYSIDGITYGNVIARFGDTINERLIIGAHYDVCGNQEGADDNASGIIGLLEIARMLREQKQHQNIELVAYTLEEPPFFRTEYMGSFIHAQSLKQSHAKISGMICLEMIGYFNEAKHTQDYPIGFLKLFYGSRGNYITVVNQFSKGKPVRQFTKHMDRFAKLPVKKFNGPKSLTGIDFSDHLNYWKMGFSACMITDTAFYRNKNYHQKTDVMGTLNISKMALVIDGIFLSILA; translated from the coding sequence ATGAAGCATCTTTTCTTCCTGATTCTCTTTCTTTCCGGTACAAAAGCCTGTGCACAGGCTGATACCATGCGGATCAAAGAACTTTTGACCGAACTCACGAAAACAGAAAAGCCGCGCAATTACCGGAATCCTGATCAGCTGGACCAAACCGCCGGATTCATTTACAGCTATTTCCGGCAATATGCGGATACCGTTTTTTATCAGACTTATTCGATTGATGGAATTACTTATGGAAATGTCATTGCCCGCTTCGGGGACACCATCAATGAGCGCCTGATCATCGGAGCGCACTACGATGTTTGCGGTAACCAGGAAGGAGCAGATGACAACGCTTCCGGAATTATCGGTTTACTGGAAATTGCGCGCATGCTCCGCGAACAGAAACAGCACCAAAACATTGAACTTGTTGCTTACACACTGGAAGAACCGCCATTTTTCCGTACCGAGTACATGGGATCTTTTATCCACGCACAATCGCTCAAGCAATCTCATGCTAAAATTTCGGGAATGATCTGCCTGGAAATGATCGGCTATTTCAACGAAGCAAAGCACACCCAGGATTACCCGATCGGATTCCTCAAACTGTTTTACGGTTCCAGGGGAAATTACATTACGGTCGTCAACCAATTCAGCAAGGGAAAACCGGTGCGCCAATTCACCAAACACATGGACCGTTTTGCAAAGCTTCCGGTGAAGAAATTCAACGGTCCGAAATCGCTTACCGGTATCGACTTTTCCGATCACCTGAACTACTGGAAAATGGGATTCAGCGCCTGTATGATCACAGATACAGCCTTTTACCGGAACAAGAATTACCACCAAAAAACCGATGTGATGGGGACGCTGAATATTTCCAAGATGGCGCTGGTCATTGACGGTATTTTTTTGAGTATCTTAGCTTAA
- a CDS encoding Kazal-type serine protease inhibitor family protein, whose protein sequence is MKLVIFASILAVGTSAKSCNKKEDCTEKVKDDCICTMQYDPVCGCNNKTYSNACTAQCHGITKYVKGECPN, encoded by the coding sequence ATGAAATTAGTTATATTCGCTTCGATCTTAGCAGTCGGTACTTCTGCTAAAAGCTGCAATAAAAAGGAAGATTGCACCGAAAAAGTCAAAGACGATTGTATCTGCACCATGCAATACGATCCGGTTTGCGGATGCAACAATAAAACGTATTCCAATGCCTGCACCGCGCAGTGTCACGGAATTACGAAATATGTGAAGGGGGAATGCCCGAATTAA
- a CDS encoding ketosteroid isomerase-related protein: MTDLQTVKAYYDAFNARNWDEMLSLVDENIKHEPNQGTPRIGKKLFTEFMQHMDASYSETLKDIVLFSSETAGRIAAEFVVHGTYKKAEEGLPPAHGQTYVLPAAAFLEVQHGKITRVTTYYNLELWIELVSQ, from the coding sequence ATGACTGACTTACAAACCGTAAAAGCGTATTACGACGCGTTCAATGCCCGAAACTGGGACGAAATGTTGTCTTTAGTGGACGAAAACATCAAACACGAGCCCAACCAGGGAACGCCTCGCATCGGGAAAAAACTATTTACCGAATTCATGCAGCACATGGATGCCAGTTACTCGGAAACGTTGAAGGACATCGTTCTTTTTTCCTCCGAAACAGCTGGCCGCATTGCAGCTGAGTTCGTAGTTCACGGAACGTATAAAAAAGCAGAAGAAGGTTTACCTCCTGCTCACGGACAAACTTACGTGCTTCCCGCAGCGGCTTTCCTGGAAGTGCAACATGGAAAAATAACCCGGGTGACTACCTATTACAACCTGGAATTGTGGATCGAACTGGTTTCTCAATAA
- a CDS encoding GNAT family N-acetyltransferase, producing the protein MNHLRYESATGHGIAKLVPHLGQLRIRVFYDFPYLYEGSQAYEENYLQIYTKNPLSIAFLVFDGEEPVGATTGMPLSAESKEIQQPFLDQGMDIDEIFYFGESILLDAYRGRGIGHLFFDVREKHALENGFKTTAFCSVVRPEDHPLKPADYRTNDVFWTKRGYQKQNYSCRMSWLDRNETQETEKELIFWTKEWK; encoded by the coding sequence GTGAATCACTTACGTTACGAATCAGCAACCGGACACGGCATCGCGAAACTGGTCCCGCACCTGGGGCAATTGCGTATCCGCGTGTTCTACGATTTTCCCTACCTGTATGAAGGCTCACAGGCATATGAAGAAAACTACCTGCAGATTTACACGAAAAATCCGTTGAGTATTGCTTTCCTTGTCTTTGACGGGGAAGAACCCGTTGGAGCAACTACCGGAATGCCTTTAAGTGCCGAATCGAAAGAAATACAGCAACCCTTCCTGGACCAGGGAATGGATATCGATGAGATCTTTTATTTCGGGGAGAGCATTTTACTGGATGCATACAGAGGACGGGGAATCGGGCACTTATTTTTTGATGTGCGCGAAAAACACGCCCTGGAAAACGGATTTAAAACAACGGCTTTCTGCTCGGTTGTCCGGCCGGAAGACCATCCTTTAAAACCGGCTGATTATCGCACGAATGACGTTTTCTGGACAAAACGCGGCTATCAAAAACAAAATTATTCCTGCCGCATGTCCTGGCTCGACCGCAACGAAACGCAGGAAACAGAAAAAGAATTGATTTTTTGGACCAAAGAATGGAAGTAA
- a CDS encoding carbon-nitrogen hydrolase family protein: protein MEVTLALAQYPITFHHSLEDWKSHTENWVAGACSQGAQILTFPEYGSMELTSLFPEAVRNDLKLQIDRMQELLPYFIDFFRELAEKYRCVLVAPSFPVDLGDKTVNRCFVFTETGYSFQDKHFMTRFEDESWGISSSDGALRLFDTRFGKFGVQICFDIEFPIGGHLLAEAGADFILVPSCTETLKGATRVHIGARARAMEQQLYTGVSQTIDEALWSPAVDINYGYTAFYSSPDGDFDDEGILAKEQAQTSGWLIRTLDLSKNAEIRENGQVLNFRNSQNLTMQDGNCFVEIVSMKQNGNENQNQNQNEEMKSSLNLL from the coding sequence ATGGAAGTAACACTAGCATTGGCGCAGTATCCGATCACATTTCACCACTCGCTGGAAGATTGGAAAAGCCATACGGAAAATTGGGTAGCAGGCGCTTGTTCACAAGGTGCACAAATCCTGACTTTCCCGGAATACGGAAGCATGGAATTGACCTCATTATTCCCGGAGGCTGTGCGGAATGATCTGAAACTCCAGATCGACCGGATGCAGGAACTTCTACCCTATTTTATTGATTTTTTCCGGGAATTAGCTGAAAAATACCGCTGTGTACTTGTTGCACCGAGTTTCCCGGTTGACCTGGGAGATAAAACCGTGAACCGCTGTTTTGTATTCACGGAAACAGGCTACTCCTTCCAGGACAAACATTTCATGACCCGTTTCGAAGATGAATCCTGGGGAATTTCCAGTTCCGACGGTGCTTTGCGTTTATTTGACACCCGTTTCGGGAAGTTTGGAGTCCAGATCTGTTTCGATATTGAGTTCCCGATCGGCGGACATTTGCTGGCAGAAGCCGGAGCAGATTTCATATTGGTTCCTTCCTGTACGGAAACACTCAAAGGCGCTACACGCGTACACATCGGAGCACGGGCACGGGCCATGGAACAACAGCTTTACACGGGAGTTTCCCAAACAATTGATGAAGCTTTGTGGTCGCCGGCAGTAGATATCAATTACGGCTACACAGCCTTTTACTCTTCACCTGACGGCGATTTCGACGACGAAGGAATCCTTGCGAAGGAACAAGCACAAACTTCCGGCTGGTTGATCCGTACACTGGACCTTTCCAAAAATGCCGAAATCCGGGAGAACGGCCAGGTATTGAATTTCAGGAACAGTCAGAACTTGACGATGCAGGATGGAAATTGTTTCGTGGAAATCGTTTCGATGAAACAGAATGGGAATGAGAATCAGAATCAGAATCAGAATGAAGAAATGAAATCCTCCTTAAATTTACTCTGA